The nucleotide sequence TGCATAGGCGTGACCTGCTCTTAAATGACGTTTCCACCATTGACTAAATCGAGTCATTTGGGCATCATGGAGGGTCATTTCTGCATCTAAACGATAAATTTTCCAGCCTTTTTGTCGGAGTCTAACACATAATTCGGGTTCTTCTCCTGCAATTAATTTGGGGTTAAATCCAGATACCTGTTGAACCGCTTCTACTCGCATCATGGCATCTCCGCCACAGTCTTTTGCTTCACCAACTGGAGTATTCCATTCAAGATCGCAAAGACGGTTATAAATTGACGCATCAGGAAACCGTTCTCGTCGCCGTCCACAAACGACCGCAATATTAGAATTTTGTTCTAATTTCTGTTGGGCTTTTTCTAACCACCCGTCCACAATTTCGCAGTCTCCATCAACAAATTGAACATATTTTAATTGAGGATTATTTTGCACTAAAAATTGAAATCCAGTATTTCTAGCTCGGGCTGCGGTAAAGGGAATGGATAAGTCTAATTCTACTACATCCACACCGAGCGATCGCGCAATTTCTACAGAATTATCCGTTGAACCGGAATCAACATAAACGGCATTTTCAACTTTTCCAACAATTGCAGATAAAC is from Planktothrix serta PCC 8927 and encodes:
- a CDS encoding glycosyltransferase; translated protein: MLSNIGLVAIGRNEGERLQKCLSAIVGKVENAVYVDSGSTDNSVEIARSLGVDVVELDLSIPFTAARARNTGFQFLVQNNPQLKYVQFVDGDCEIVDGWLEKAQQKLEQNSNIAVVCGRRRERFPDASIYNRLCDLEWNTPVGEAKDCGGDAMMRVEAVQQVSGFNPKLIAGEEPELCVRLRQKGWKIYRLDAEMTLHDAQMTRFSQWWKRHLRAGHAYAEGAYLHGKPPENHWVRESRSILVWGLIIPFLALSLIFPTHERSLLLLLAYPVSIYKTYVAGQKQGFSNADSIVYSVSCILAKFPALFGQIQFYFNQTLGKDNSLIEYK